From the Entomomonas sp. E2T0 genome, one window contains:
- the ppa gene encoding inorganic diphosphatase — MSYSDIPAGKDIPNDIYVAIEIPANHDPIKYEIDKDSDTLFVDRFIATPMFYPANYGYIPNTLADDGDPLDVLVITPYPVAAGSVIRARPIGVLNMTDEAGGDAKLVAVPHEKLTPLYNNVKECSDLPQLLLDQIKHFFEHYKDLEKGKWVKLEGWGDSNAAKEEIKKAVANYKK, encoded by the coding sequence ATGAGTTATAGTGACATCCCAGCAGGTAAAGATATCCCTAATGATATCTATGTAGCAATTGAAATCCCAGCTAACCACGACCCTATCAAATACGAAATCGACAAAGATTCAGACACCTTATTTGTAGATCGTTTTATCGCTACCCCCATGTTCTACCCTGCTAACTACGGTTATATTCCTAACACCCTAGCAGACGATGGCGACCCATTAGATGTGCTAGTAATTACCCCTTACCCAGTAGCGGCTGGCTCAGTTATTCGTGCACGTCCTATTGGCGTATTAAATATGACTGACGAAGCAGGTGGTGATGCCAAATTAGTAGCTGTTCCTCATGAAAAACTAACACCTCTTTATAACAATGTTAAAGAGTGTTCAGACTTACCACAGTTACTCCTAGACCAAATTAAACACTTCTTCGAACACTACAAAGACCTAGAAAAAGGCAAATGGGTTAAATTAGAAGGCTGGGGCGACTCAAATGCTGCTAAAGAAGAAATTAAAAAAGCAGTCGCTAACTACAAAAAATAA
- a CDS encoding GNAT family N-acetyltransferase, with protein MTTITVRAITSEDYQQWVKLYTGYITFCRRTFDQQSVTTLWQWLMQHKVFCSVAIVDGQFIGLAHSQELFSPLNGKLTGYLEDLFVVEEYRGKGVADLLIEDLKRLAKDRNWLFIRWKTRENNYRAKAFHDKIARKTIWHTYQLDINKAK; from the coding sequence ATGACAACCATTACTGTAAGAGCTATTACCTCAGAAGATTATCAACAATGGGTAAAGCTCTATACAGGCTACATCACCTTTTGTCGTAGAACTTTTGACCAACAAAGTGTGACTACGCTATGGCAATGGCTCATGCAACACAAAGTATTCTGCTCTGTTGCTATTGTGGATGGACAATTTATTGGCCTTGCCCACTCACAAGAACTATTCTCCCCCCTTAATGGCAAATTAACGGGCTACTTAGAAGACCTATTTGTAGTAGAAGAATACCGAGGCAAAGGCGTAGCAGATTTACTAATAGAAGATTTAAAACGTTTAGCTAAAGACAGAAATTGGTTATTTATTCGTTGGAAAACCCGAGAAAACAACTACCGTGCCAAAGCCTTCCACGATAAAATAGCTAGAAAAACCATTTGGCACACCTATCAATTGGATATAAACAAGGCAAAATAA
- a CDS encoding GNAT family N-acetyltransferase — MTNVIIRFVEEKDYQQWIDVYKGYISFYQRDFDEKKVATVWQWIKDKKMFALVAELEGELVGLAHYREMLSPLNGFTVGFLDDLFVNPDCRGKKVVDALMQALKQQAQQQGWPFIRWITAENNYRAKAFYDRIATKTAWNTYQMDC; from the coding sequence ATGACAAATGTAATTATTCGATTTGTAGAAGAAAAAGACTACCAACAATGGATTGATGTTTACAAAGGCTATATTAGCTTTTACCAACGTGACTTTGATGAAAAGAAAGTAGCTACTGTATGGCAATGGATTAAAGATAAAAAAATGTTTGCCTTAGTAGCAGAGCTAGAGGGAGAACTGGTTGGCTTAGCCCACTACCGTGAAATGCTTTCCCCTCTAAATGGTTTTACTGTAGGTTTTTTAGATGACCTATTTGTAAACCCTGACTGTCGTGGTAAAAAAGTAGTCGATGCTTTAATGCAAGCACTTAAGCAACAAGCGCAACAACAAGGCTGGCCATTTATTCGCTGGATTACTGCAGAGAATAATTACCGTGCTAAAGCATTTTACGATAGAATTGCCACCAAAACCGCTTGGAATACATACCAAATGGATTGTTAA